Genomic DNA from Streptomyces sp. AM 2-1-1:
CCTGCAGGCGCAGGAGGAGCTCGGCCTCTTCATGGGCGGGCTCGACAGCGAGGCGTCGAAGTTCGACGAGAAGCTGGCGGCGCGCAGGGCCCGCATGGCGGCGCGCGGCCGCTGAGGCCCCGCCCCCGCCCCGCCGAGGTCCTGCCCCCGCCCGCCGACGTGAGTGCCCGCGTGCTCCCGTCGGCGGGCGCCGGCGTGTCCGGTCCGCGTGACGGATCCGCTCCCGGGCCGCCCGCGGGACCACTCCCGGGCCGGTTTGCCGGTGCCGGTGCCGGTGCCGGTGCCGGTGCCGGTGAGAACGGCTTCGGCCGGACGAAGGAGTGGTCCCCGGGACCGCCCCCGCATCCCGGCGTCCCACGTGCCGGACCCGCAGGTATGGGTGCGGCTCGCGGACGAGAAGCGCACTGACCGTCGCGGGGCGGGGGGCGCAACGGAGCGGGCAGGGGACTCCGGGGCGAGCTGGGCGTCCCCACCGGCCACCGGTCCTGGCTCAGGGCTGGCCAGTGGGTTTCCTGTGAGCGAGCCCTACACTGTGCGGCGTGAAACCTGCCATACGCCTCGCCCTCGTCGGCGCCCCGGTCATCGTCGTTCTCTCGCTGGTCTTCGGAGCCGGCGGGGGGGACGATCTGCCTTCCGACACGGGTCAGCCGACATCCGCCGACGCCAGTCAGCAGGCGGCCGAGTCGGCTGCGGACGTGCGTGCCGACGAGGACGCGGAGATCGCGAAGCTGCCCGCCGGGCTCGCCGATCCGGCGGCGAAGGAGATCGCCTCGGAGCTGGTGTCGAGCGCGGACAGCTCCACGCTCGACTGGCGGAGCCGGTACGGCGCGATCGAGGACACCGGTGACGGCTCGGGCTACACCGCCGGGATCGTCGGGTTCTGCTCGGGCACCAGCGACATGCTGGATCTCGTCCAGCGCTACACCGCCGACCACCCGGACAATCCGCTCGCCCCGTACCTGCCGGCGCTGCGCGAGGTGAACGGCACCGCGTCGCACGAGGGCCTGGACCCGGGGTTCACCGACGCCTGGCGGCAGGCCGCGCAGGAGGAGGCGTTCCGCACCGCGCAGGAGGAGACCCGCGACCGCCTCTACTTCGAACCGGCCGTCCGGCAGGCGAAGCTCGACGGGCTGGGCCCGCTCGGGCAGTACATCTACTACGACGCGATGGTGCTGCACGGGCCGGACACCGACGCGGCCGGCTTCTACGGCATCCGGAAGGCGGCCCTGGCGGAGGCCGACACGGTCACCGAGGGCGGTGACGAGGAGGAGTACCTCGACATCTTCCTGGACGCGGGCCGGAAGGCGATCCTCGCGAAGCCGACCGAGCGCGACACGACCCGCATCGACACCATGCAGGAGGCGTTCCTCGACGCGGGGAACTTCGGGCTCACCACACCTCTCGAGTGGCGGGTGTACGGGAAGACCTTCCGGATCCCGGCCGCCTGACCCCTCCTCGGTGCCGGAGCGCCGGTGCGCCCGGCGCCCGAGGGCGGGATCCTCAGGCGCTCGCGCGGCCGTCGCGGCGCAGCCGGTCGCGTTCGTTCTCCGAGAGGCCTCCCCAGACGCCGAAGCGCTCGTCGTTGGCGAGGGCGTACTCCAGGCATGCCACCCGGCCCTCGCAGGCGAAGCAGAGCCGCTTCGCCTCTCGCGTCGAACTGCCCGGGGCGGGAAAGAAGAATTCGGGACCGGTCTGGGCGCACAGGGCCGATTCCTGCCAGGCGAGCGCGTCCTCGGTGGTGGTGTTGATCAGCATGCGCCCAGCATGTCGTCCGCTTATAAACATCCGTTGAACGACCACTTCCGGCCACGCCCGGATCCGGGGCGCGGAGGGCCGGTTCAGCCCATGGGAGCGGGCTTGATGACGGCGAAGGAGGCCCCGTACGGGTCGGTGAGGTTGGCCGTCACACCGACGTCCGGCACGTCCATCGGCCCCAGGGTGACCGCTCCGCCGAGCCGGACGGCGTCGCCCAGGACCGTGTCCACGTCGCCCACGCAGAAGTACGGCAGCCAGTGCGGTCCCGACTCGGCCTCGCTGGGCACCTCGTCCAGGCCGACCAGTCCGCCGAAGAAGTCCGCGTCGTCCTCGGCGCCGGACGGGCGGATCATCGTGTAGGTGCCGCCGGGATACTCGGTGGTCTCGGTGTCCCAGCCGAAGACGCCGCCGTAGAACGCCTTCGCCGCTGCCACGTCCTGGGTGTAGAGCTCGGCCCAGATGAAGGTGCCGTACACCTGGGTGGCGCCGAGTCCGGGGTTCTGCTTGGGCTGCCACGTGCCGAAGTAGGCGCCGGCGGGGTCGGTGAAGCCCCCCATCCGGCCGTGGTCCAGGACGTCCATCGGCGGGAAGGGGACGTTGCCGCCCCGTTCTTCGACCGCGCGGGCGGTCGCGTCCACGTCGGGCGAGTGGAAGTACACCGACCAGGTCGGCTTGGCCTGTTCGTCGGTGACGGTCATCGCCCCTGCGACGGTCCGGCCGTTCAGGGTGTACGTCCCGTAGCCACCGGTCTCGGGACCGCCGGGGACCAGCTCCCAGCCGAAGACCCCGCTGTAGAAGGCGGTGGCCCCGTCGAGGTCGGGGGTGCCGAGGTCGATCCAGTTGGGCGCGCCCGGGACGAAGGTCGGGTCGAGCATGGCGCTGCGCTCCTCCAGCGGGGCCGCTGTCGCCCCGCTTGACTCGTCGTAGGGGTCGTACACGTGCTGTCGGTGCCGGGGGCACGGCCCCGGCCGTTCGAGTCTGCCACCGGCCGCCGTGCGCCGCAGTCCGCGTACGACCGGCCGGAGGAGGAACTCCCGGAGCGCGCGGGCGACGCGCGGGGCGGGGTGCGACGCCGGGGCGGTGAGGGGGCGGGCCGCCCCGGCGTGGCAGCATGGAACCCCTCGCGGGCCCCGGTGGCGCGCGACGGGCGGGGCAGGGCGGGACACGAGGGACTCACATGTCACAGGGCACCGGGGCGGGCGCGGGCAAGGCGGTCCGGCCGCTGCTCGCGGAGGCCGACGCACTCCTCGCGGCCGCCCGTGCGGTGCCCGCCGACCACGACCGCGCGCTGGACTCCGTACGCTCCGTGCTCGATCCCCTCGTCGGCTCCCTGGTCGGCCGGGAGCTAGACGCGATCCCGGTCGCCCGGCTCCGGGACGTGACGGAGGGGCGGTTGCGCATCACCGCCTTCGAGCAGGCCGGCTTCGGCACGGTCGGCCGGGTGCACGCGGCGAGCCGGTACGAGCTGAGACGGCTGCCCGGCGTCGGGGCGCAGACCGCCGACCAGGCGCTGGCCGCCGCCGAGCGGCTCGCGCACGCGGTGCGCGACACGGTCTCGGTGCGGCTCGACGCGGATGCGCCGGACCCCGCCACCAGCGCACTGGTGGTCGCGCTGCACCGGCTGGTGGGGGCGGGCCCCGACGCGCCGCGTGCCCGGAAGGCGGCGCTGCGGCTGATCGGACGGCTGGAGGAACCGGTCGCGGAGGCGGCGCCGGCCCGGGGGCGGCTGCGGCCGCTCTTCCTCGGCCGGGAGGCGCGCGGCCGGGTCGCGGCGGCGGTGGAGACCGTACGCGCGGTGCTGGCGGAGGCCCATGGTCAGGGGCTCCCGCTCCTCTTCGGCCAGGTGTGCGTCGATCTGCTGCGGGCCCCCGAGCCGGAGGCGGCGGCCTGGGTCGACTTCGAGACGCGGTCGGCCGAGTACTACGGCCTGCTCGCCGAGTTGTCGGGCACCGGACCGGACCGGGACGCCG
This window encodes:
- a CDS encoding chitosanase, with amino-acid sequence MKPAIRLALVGAPVIVVLSLVFGAGGGDDLPSDTGQPTSADASQQAAESAADVRADEDAEIAKLPAGLADPAAKEIASELVSSADSSTLDWRSRYGAIEDTGDGSGYTAGIVGFCSGTSDMLDLVQRYTADHPDNPLAPYLPALREVNGTASHEGLDPGFTDAWRQAAQEEAFRTAQEETRDRLYFEPAVRQAKLDGLGPLGQYIYYDAMVLHGPDTDAAGFYGIRKAALAEADTVTEGGDEEEYLDIFLDAGRKAILAKPTERDTTRIDTMQEAFLDAGNFGLTTPLEWRVYGKTFRIPAA
- a CDS encoding WhiB family transcriptional regulator, which gives rise to MLINTTTEDALAWQESALCAQTGPEFFFPAPGSSTREAKRLCFACEGRVACLEYALANDERFGVWGGLSENERDRLRRDGRASA
- a CDS encoding VOC family protein codes for the protein MLDPTFVPGAPNWIDLGTPDLDGATAFYSGVFGWELVPGGPETGGYGTYTLNGRTVAGAMTVTDEQAKPTWSVYFHSPDVDATARAVEERGGNVPFPPMDVLDHGRMGGFTDPAGAYFGTWQPKQNPGLGATQVYGTFIWAELYTQDVAAAKAFYGGVFGWDTETTEYPGGTYTMIRPSGAEDDADFFGGLVGLDEVPSEAESGPHWLPYFCVGDVDTVLGDAVRLGGAVTLGPMDVPDVGVTANLTDPYGASFAVIKPAPMG